In one Rhopalosiphum padi isolate XX-2018 chromosome 3, ASM2088224v1, whole genome shotgun sequence genomic region, the following are encoded:
- the LOC132928068 gene encoding uncharacterized protein LOC132928068, with the protein MVNKPHGQLYCCNSACHCHPYYENMVPVHKIVYAVTMLASLVLKTRQWLEKCLQYTDHSTVTQRSEIEFRLYAAAAETKYLAGELTFLGIVVNHTTGTADQVEMLIDVYDVCFRRFKKIMKCVRWIEMLRSEGKHDNDGRGSLVFP; encoded by the exons atgGTTAATAAACCACACGGACAGTTATATTGTTGCAACAGCGCGTGCCATTGTCATCCGTATTATGAGAACATGGTGCCTGTACACAAAATCGTGTACGCCGTGACGATGCTCGCCAGTCTGGTACTCAAGACGCGTCAATGGTTGGAAAAATGCCTACAATATACCGATCATTCAACTGTCACACAAAGATCCGAAATCGAATTTAg ACTGTATGCCGCCGCTGCCGAGACGAAGTATCTGGCCGGTGAACTGACATTTTTAGGAATTGTCGTAAATCATACCACCGGTACGGCGGATCAGGTCGAAATGCTCATTGACGTCTATGATGTGTGTTTTAGACGTTTCAAAAAGATAATGAAATGTGTGCGTTGGATTGAAATGCTGCGGAGCGAAGGAAAACATGATAACGATGGCCGAGGTAGTCTTGTCTTTCCATGA
- the LOC132927649 gene encoding uncharacterized protein LOC132927649, translated as MFINLFKKKPIIKNSSESSYTSNFSDGVSGGKVIKKSRDAVVQDAESLWDCRDRILLSVRKIKTKDQVEKEVEKDKVNKQLEEAPIIVEEFQTDITTANLKVNVSSQTNDQSMGLVVTFKSTTDKSQQTSTEKCIKRVAKKTILPPVIKPQNIKWDESCTPMKEYTTYNSIIHKLCQLKTSNMTFPRHVVNRILSPVSKLVYVIYAWSLNVIRQR; from the exons atgtttataaatttgtttaagaagaaaccaattataaaaaattcttcTGAATCGTCATACACGAGTAACTTCAGTGATGGAGTATCGGGGGGTAAGGTAATAAAAAAGTCTCGGGATGCGGTCGTTCAGGATGCTGAGTCATTGTGGGATTGCAGAGACCGAATTTTGTTGAGTGTGCGAAAGATAAAGACCAAAGATCAAGTCGAGAAGGAAGTCGAGAAAGATAAAGTTAATAAGCAACTTGAAGAAGCACCTATAATCGTCGAGG AATTTCAGACTGACATCACAACAGCGAACCTAAAGGTTAATGTTTCAAGTCAGACAAACGATCAATCAATGGGCCTGGTGGTTACGTTTAAGTCAACGACTGATAAGAGTCAACAGACGAGCACCGAAAAATGCATAAAACGCGTTGCAAAAAAGACCATACTTCCG CCTGTGATTAAACCTCAGAATATTAAATGGGATGAAAGTTGTACACCAATGAAAGAATATACCACATATAACTCTATAATTCACAAGCTGTGTCAACTGAAAACGAGTAATATGACATTTCCAAGACATGTCGTGAATAGGATACTCTCGCCGGTAAGCAAATtggtatatgtaatatacgCGTGGTCTTTAAATGTCATAAGACAGCGGTGA
- the LOC132924336 gene encoding DDB1- and CUL4-associated factor 7 encodes MAVHGSTPKRKEIYKHEAPWPLYSMNWSVRPDKRFRLAIGSFVEEYNNKVQIVSLDEEVSEFSPKSTFDHPYPTTKIMWIPDSKGVFPDLLATSGDYLRIWRAGEPETRLECILNNNKNSDFCAPLTSFDWNEVDPNLIGTSSIDTTCTIWGLETTQIVGRINSVAGHVKTQLIAHDKEVYDIAFSRAGGGRDMFASVGADGSVRMFDLRHLEHSTIIYEDPQHSPLLRLAWNKQDPNYLATVAMDACEVIILDVRVPCTPVARLNNHRACVNGIAWAPHSSCHICTAGDDHQALIWDIQQMPRAIEDPILAYTAAEGEINQIQWGATQPDWIAICYNKSLEILRV; translated from the exons ATGGCAGTCCACGGCTCTACACCTAAGCGTAAAGAAATTTACAAGCACGAGGCGCCATGGCCACTGTACAGTATGAACTGGTCTGTACGACCTGACAAACGATTTCG tcTGGCTATTGGGAGCTTTGTAGAGGAATACAATAACAAAGTACAAATTGTGTCATTAGACGAAGAAGTTTCAGAATTCAGTCCCAAGAGCACATTTGATCATCCGTATCCAACAACAAAAATTATGTGGATTCCTGATAGT AAAGGAGTATTTCCAGACTTATTAGCTACAAGTGGTGATTATTTACGAATTTGGAGAGCAGGTGAACCAGAAACAAGATTGGAATGCATTCTTAATAAT AACAAGAATTCAGACTTTTGTGCTCCATTGACATCATTTGACTGGAATGAAGTTGATCCAAACTTAATTGGTACATCAAGTATAGATACTACATGTACAATTTGGGGTCTTGAAACAACTCag ATTGTTGGACGAATTAATTCTGTTGCGGGGCATGTTAAGACTCAACTTATTGCTCATGACAAAGAAGTATATGATATAGCCTTTAGTCGTGCTGGAGGTGGCCGTGATATGTTTGCTTCAGTTG gaGCTGATGGTTCAGTTAGGATGTTTGATCTACGGCATTTGGAACATTCAACTATAATTTATGAAGATCCTCAACACTCTCCACTACTGAGGCTTGCGTGGAACAAACAAGACCCAAATTATCTTGCTACAGTTGCTATGGACGCATgcgaa GTTATTATATTGGATGTCAGAGTGCCTTGTACACCTGTTGCTAGATTAAACAATCATAGAGCATGTGTTAATGGAATCGCATGGGCTCCACATTCATCTTGCCATATATGCACTGctg gtGATGATCACCAAGCCCTTATTTGGGATATCCAACAAATGCCTAGGGCTATAGAAGATCCAATTCTAGCATATACAGCTGCAGAAGGTGAAATCAATCAAATTCAATGGGGTGCTACTCAACCAGACTGGATCGCCATTTGTTATAATAAGTCGTTGGAAATACTACGAGTGTAG